The following proteins come from a genomic window of Paenibacillus spongiae:
- a CDS encoding ABC transporter ATP-binding protein, producing the protein MNVLEIKQLTKKFGDYIAVDNLSLSVREGEIFGFLGANGAGKSTTINMVASLLPVTKGEIHILGKNIAKHGRFVKSNIGIVPQELAIYEDMTAYENVQFFAGLYGLRGALLKSRAEEALAFVGLGDKHRSYTKNFSGGMKRRLNIACAIAHRPKLIIMDEPTVGIDPQSRNYILNSVKKLNEMGSTIIYTSHYMEEVEELCTRIAIIDHGKIIAEGTKKQLKAIITNQKNTGIEVRSTDMLQVEKLREIPGVNTAEVDDTLVKISSDAEVNNLNRIIQQLMADGMEIRSVEAHEPNLETVFLTLTGRSLRD; encoded by the coding sequence ATGAACGTTCTTGAAATCAAACAGCTTACGAAAAAATTCGGCGATTATATCGCTGTCGATAACTTGTCGTTGTCCGTCCGGGAGGGCGAGATATTCGGATTTCTGGGGGCGAACGGCGCGGGCAAAAGCACGACGATCAATATGGTCGCCTCGCTGCTGCCCGTGACCAAAGGGGAGATTCACATCCTAGGTAAAAATATCGCCAAACACGGCAGGTTCGTGAAGTCGAACATCGGCATTGTACCGCAGGAGCTGGCCATCTATGAAGATATGACGGCTTACGAGAACGTTCAATTTTTTGCGGGGCTGTACGGACTAAGGGGTGCGTTATTGAAGAGCCGGGCGGAAGAAGCGCTCGCGTTCGTCGGGCTTGGCGATAAGCATCGGAGCTATACGAAGAATTTCTCGGGTGGCATGAAGCGAAGGCTGAATATCGCCTGCGCGATCGCCCACCGGCCGAAGCTGATTATTATGGATGAACCGACCGTGGGCATCGATCCGCAATCCAGGAATTATATCCTGAATTCCGTCAAGAAGCTGAACGAGATGGGAAGCACGATCATCTATACCAGCCATTACATGGAAGAGGTTGAAGAGCTGTGCACCCGAATTGCCATCATCGACCACGGCAAGATTATTGCCGAAGGGACGAAGAAGCAGCTGAAGGCGATCATTACGAATCAGAAGAATACCGGCATTGAAGTCCGTTCGACCGATATGCTGCAGGTAGAGAAGCTGAGGGAGATCCCCGGCGTCAATACGGCCGAGGTCGATGATACGCTCGTTAAGATCAGCTCCGATGCCGAGGTCAACAATCTGAACAGGATCATTCAGCAGCTGATGGCGGACGGGATGGAGATCCGTTCGGTGGAGGCGCATGAGCCTAACCTGGAGACGGTATTCCTGACGCTGACCGGCCGGAGCTTGCGGGATTAA
- a CDS encoding sensor histidine kinase encodes MEIWSILNKAVLLLYVISLSYISTTAITPWFTLSVLLYLCLNISVYIFKDAAVPLLSGLSGALIISASLYVHPLLILLVPVNLFEFGSYYSKSSVIVFLFMLIPWPFLPQDMLIEYGYAASLSAAYLTLLRTYSGRIESYKEELESMRGDIQTLTQRLHENSEYLKQSEYMFKLEERNRLSQQIHDHVGHSMTGALIQMEAAKRLMAADAEKSAELLQNAIHISKDGIESIRLVLKNAKPPTEQLGINRMRLFIDEFAAVHPIKPAFTYEGNVDLISPFHWRIIMENVKEALTNTMKYANATAVSVHIQVLNTVIKAEVSDNGRGASKVIKGLGVIGMEERTAAVNGTVIVDGSRGFSVTTLIPFSDK; translated from the coding sequence ATCGAGATCTGGTCCATTCTGAACAAAGCGGTTCTATTGCTCTATGTCATTAGCCTGTCTTATATCTCCACAACCGCAATAACGCCATGGTTTACGTTATCCGTTCTGTTATATTTGTGCTTGAACATCTCTGTCTACATTTTCAAGGACGCTGCCGTTCCTCTTCTGTCGGGCCTTTCCGGCGCTTTAATTATATCCGCCTCTCTTTATGTTCACCCGCTGCTGATCCTGCTTGTCCCGGTGAATCTATTTGAGTTCGGATCCTATTACAGCAAGAGTTCCGTCATCGTCTTCTTGTTCATGCTTATTCCATGGCCGTTCCTTCCGCAAGACATGCTCATCGAATATGGATATGCAGCCTCGCTGAGCGCCGCCTATTTGACTCTCCTCCGAACGTATTCGGGGCGAATCGAATCGTACAAGGAAGAGCTGGAGAGCATGCGCGGCGATATTCAGACCTTGACGCAGCGTCTGCACGAGAACAGCGAATATTTGAAGCAGTCCGAATATATGTTCAAGCTGGAAGAGCGCAATCGCTTGTCTCAACAAATTCACGACCATGTCGGGCATTCCATGACCGGTGCGCTCATTCAGATGGAAGCCGCGAAGCGGTTAATGGCAGCCGACGCGGAGAAATCGGCGGAGCTGCTGCAGAATGCGATTCATATTTCCAAAGACGGCATTGAGAGCATCCGCCTCGTGCTGAAGAATGCGAAGCCGCCCACGGAACAGCTGGGCATCAACCGGATGAGATTATTCATCGATGAATTCGCCGCCGTACATCCGATCAAGCCCGCATTCACTTACGAGGGCAACGTCGATCTGATCTCTCCGTTCCATTGGCGGATTATTATGGAGAACGTGAAGGAAGCGCTGACCAATACGATGAAATATGCGAACGCGACCGCCGTATCCGTGCATATCCAGGTGCTGAATACCGTCATTAAAGCCGAAGTATCCGACAACGGCCGGGGAGCATCGAAGGTCATCAAGGGGCTGGGGGTCATCGGGATGGAGGAACGGACGGCTGCCGTGAACGGCACGGTGATCGTCGACGGCTCGCGGGGTTTCTCCGTCACCACCTTGATCCCCTTCAGCGATAAGTGA
- a CDS encoding sugar phosphate isomerase/epimerase family protein, whose protein sequence is MNISIASYSFHGMFNQGKIDLFGYLESLKYRYHVSGADIWNIMLSSYEEDYLRKLKEAIDDKELHVANLCVDGAHVWDEDPELRESNYQNALKNLRAAEILGAQTVRIDMGGHDLEMSDEQFDYTVKRYKEYTRRAEESGYKIGPENHWGTSRVPANIKKLVEAVDSPAFGILLHLENWDVDKENGDRLCAQYAFHTHFAAWVLPRYEEKIKNLMDAGYTGHYSVEHHSSKNEYEEVEWQLASIRRLLKQAKQGTN, encoded by the coding sequence ATGAATATATCCATCGCTTCGTATTCTTTTCACGGCATGTTTAACCAAGGGAAGATCGATCTGTTCGGCTATCTGGAAAGCTTGAAGTATCGTTATCATGTAAGCGGTGCCGATATTTGGAACATCATGCTGTCTTCTTACGAGGAAGACTACCTTCGCAAACTCAAAGAGGCCATCGATGATAAAGAGCTTCATGTTGCCAATTTGTGCGTCGACGGCGCTCATGTTTGGGATGAAGATCCGGAACTGAGAGAGAGCAATTACCAGAATGCGCTGAAAAATTTGCGAGCAGCGGAAATTTTGGGGGCGCAGACGGTCAGGATCGATATGGGCGGCCATGATCTGGAAATGTCAGACGAACAATTCGATTATACCGTAAAAAGATATAAAGAGTATACCCGTCGCGCTGAAGAAAGCGGTTACAAGATTGGTCCTGAAAATCATTGGGGCACATCTCGCGTTCCGGCCAACATCAAGAAACTGGTGGAAGCTGTGGACAGCCCGGCATTTGGTATATTGCTGCATCTGGAGAACTGGGATGTGGATAAAGAAAACGGCGACCGGCTTTGCGCGCAGTATGCGTTCCACACTCATTTTGCCGCTTGGGTGCTGCCGCGTTACGAGGAGAAAATCAAGAACCTGATGGATGCCGGATATACCGGACACTACAGCGTCGAACACCATTCCAGCAAGAACGAATACGAGGAAGTGGAATGGCAGCTCGCCAGCATCCGCCGCCTATTGAAGCAAGCGAAGCAGGGAACGAACTAA
- a CDS encoding Gfo/Idh/MocA family protein, whose protein sequence is MDKIRVGVIGVGLIGKQHLDFYAKIEGAEVVAAADVNEAELKNVAEKYNIPHTYTDFREMLKRDDIDAVDICLHNNYHTSATILALEAGKHVYCEKPIAGSYTDGKAMLDAAERCGKKLHIQLSFLYHKDTKAAKTLIEAGKLGKLFHARSTGYRRRGRPYVDGYGTKFFTRKETAGGGALFDMGVYNISQLLYLLGNTEVQTITGKTYREMEIDERRNAISGFDVEELGIGFVRFKGGMTLDIIEAWAVHMNGFEGSSIIGSEGGIRLPSYVNGQVTPLSYHTNMCDMEMDSTFNLDAMDYRWHNLRDDVDAYDSSQHHWIAALQGRVELLPTAEIALQTMLISEGIYISGRLGREVTADEVVSLSESLAIQL, encoded by the coding sequence GTGGATAAGATTAGAGTTGGCGTTATCGGCGTTGGACTGATCGGGAAGCAGCATCTGGACTTCTACGCGAAGATTGAGGGAGCGGAAGTGGTGGCGGCCGCCGATGTCAATGAAGCGGAACTGAAGAATGTCGCCGAGAAATACAATATCCCGCATACATACACAGACTTTCGGGAAATGCTGAAGCGCGACGATATCGACGCCGTCGATATTTGCTTGCACAACAATTACCACACTTCTGCAACGATCCTTGCGCTGGAAGCGGGTAAGCACGTCTATTGCGAAAAACCGATCGCCGGCTCGTATACGGACGGCAAAGCGATGCTTGACGCGGCGGAGCGATGCGGCAAGAAGCTGCACATCCAGCTAAGCTTTCTGTATCACAAAGACACGAAAGCGGCCAAGACGCTTATCGAGGCAGGCAAGCTGGGCAAGCTGTTCCATGCCCGCTCGACAGGGTACCGCCGCCGCGGGCGTCCTTATGTAGACGGCTACGGGACGAAGTTCTTCACGAGAAAGGAAACGGCCGGAGGCGGCGCGCTGTTCGATATGGGCGTCTACAACATTTCGCAGCTGCTCTACCTGCTCGGGAACACCGAAGTGCAGACCATTACAGGCAAGACGTATCGCGAAATGGAGATCGATGAGCGCAGGAACGCGATTTCCGGGTTTGACGTTGAAGAATTGGGCATCGGGTTCGTCCGGTTCAAGGGCGGAATGACGCTGGATATAATCGAGGCTTGGGCGGTTCATATGAACGGTTTCGAGGGCAGCAGCATTATCGGCTCAGAAGGAGGAATCCGGCTGCCGAGCTATGTGAACGGCCAAGTGACGCCGCTCAGCTACCATACGAATATGTGCGATATGGAAATGGACAGCACGTTCAACCTGGATGCGATGGATTATCGCTGGCACAACTTGCGGGATGATGTAGACGCTTACGATTCTTCCCAGCATCATTGGATCGCAGCGCTGCAGGGCAGGGTCGAACTGCTGCCGACGGCGGAAATTGCGCTGCAAACGATGCTGATCAGCGAAGGCATCTACATTTCGGGCCGCCTCGGAAGAGAAGTGACGGCGGATGAGGTTGTCTCGCTGTCCGAATCCTTAGCAATACAGCTGTAA
- a CDS encoding ABC transporter permease — protein MNILRIAVKELMVFRDFKMLAFMLVTPVVLILILGTALSSSFNGSAAIGDIRVLYQDNSAPGSALAAQWESFSREAGTSGVLFEKADGKTDGMGAVQNNRYTGYAVISDSGLNYYGNSRSTLESSIVEGMLSAFADRYKLAAEVAKTDLKEPAAGGGDYVQEVSLDAAKQPGSMDYFAVAVTTLIILYSALSAEHLIKNEIKQHTAVRLMASPVTRAEILTGKILGTLVLNFLFMVIVVLVSKYVFNANWGDNLGLVFLVLSTEIVFALGLGLGISYVVREGASGAVIMIIVQLAAFLGGSYYPVEDTTGIMRTLSDYSPLQWTNDAILKLIYADHYAASITAMLLNLGCAALLLGIAAVMMRRREGL, from the coding sequence GTGAATATCCTTCGAATCGCTGTAAAGGAGTTAATGGTTTTTCGGGATTTTAAGATGCTTGCGTTCATGTTGGTTACCCCGGTTGTGCTTATTCTCATATTGGGAACGGCGCTTTCGAGTTCGTTTAACGGCAGTGCGGCGATCGGCGATATCCGTGTTCTCTATCAAGACAATAGCGCTCCCGGCAGCGCGCTTGCGGCGCAATGGGAATCCTTCTCCCGGGAGGCAGGGACATCCGGCGTTCTCTTCGAGAAAGCGGACGGGAAGACAGATGGCATGGGGGCGGTGCAGAACAATCGGTATACCGGCTATGCCGTGATAAGCGACAGCGGCCTGAACTACTACGGGAACAGCCGCAGCACGCTTGAGAGCAGCATCGTCGAAGGGATGCTTTCGGCGTTCGCCGATCGGTATAAGCTGGCCGCCGAAGTGGCGAAGACCGATTTGAAGGAGCCGGCTGCGGGAGGCGGGGATTACGTACAGGAAGTCTCGCTGGATGCAGCCAAGCAGCCGGGATCGATGGATTATTTTGCCGTCGCCGTGACGACCTTGATTATCTTATACAGCGCGCTGTCTGCCGAGCATCTGATCAAGAACGAGATCAAGCAGCATACGGCGGTCCGACTGATGGCGTCGCCGGTTACCAGAGCGGAGATTCTGACGGGGAAGATTCTGGGCACGCTGGTGCTTAATTTTCTGTTCATGGTTATCGTTGTCCTCGTCAGCAAGTATGTTTTCAATGCCAATTGGGGCGACAATTTGGGACTGGTATTCCTTGTCTTGTCTACGGAGATTGTGTTTGCCCTCGGCTTGGGGCTCGGGATCAGCTATGTCGTCCGCGAAGGGGCTTCGGGTGCCGTTATTATGATCATCGTCCAGCTGGCGGCGTTCTTGGGAGGATCGTATTATCCGGTCGAGGATACCACGGGAATCATGCGGACCTTATCGGATTATTCACCGCTGCAATGGACCAATGACGCCATTCTGAAACTCATCTATGCCGATCATTACGCGGCGTCCATCACCGCCATGCTGCTTAATTTGGGATGTGCCGCCCTGCTGCTGGGAATTGCCGCTGTAATGATGCGAAGACGGGAGGGGCTGTAA
- a CDS encoding ABC transporter permease codes for MSDTLWLIRKTMITTFKNYKNLLLYIGMPILGILLASLIHGGSGETALNIGIVNHDKGQAVTEDTVQFILQLEHVQAEEIKESEARDLIVSGELDAVLMFPGGFAESLKNGAPGSVQIVSIKGTQVTGYVSSYLNAYINNIAAIGRTVQGDTASFDTIYKGYRQSDFELSAAKVEDRSANYGMTKQTIGYLLIFMLFSAVNLSGIIIKEKENRTYYRLLASPISPRTYVASNVIVNLFMMMIQIAVTLIVMIRFFHIDPGIPFWQMFLLLLLFAMVAIGLSLVIVAFADNSMTANALQSMLIMPTCLLAGCLFPIEVMPASIQRIADFLPQRWLLDTFGKLQQGSSLESLLLNLGILLAFAAVLSLIAIYRFGRNKEMRSYI; via the coding sequence GTGAGCGATACGCTGTGGTTAATCCGCAAGACGATGATCACCACGTTCAAGAACTACAAGAATCTGCTGCTGTATATCGGCATGCCCATCTTGGGGATCCTTCTGGCCAGTCTCATTCATGGCGGTTCGGGAGAAACGGCGCTGAATATCGGCATCGTCAATCATGATAAAGGCCAGGCTGTGACGGAGGATACGGTTCAGTTTATACTTCAATTGGAGCATGTGCAGGCAGAAGAAATCAAGGAATCCGAGGCAAGGGATCTTATTGTGTCGGGAGAATTAGATGCCGTATTGATGTTTCCGGGCGGATTTGCGGAGAGCTTGAAGAACGGCGCTCCAGGCAGCGTTCAGATCGTCTCCATCAAAGGGACGCAGGTCACCGGATACGTCAGCTCGTATTTGAATGCCTATATCAACAATATCGCTGCGATCGGCCGGACGGTCCAAGGAGACACGGCTTCGTTTGACACGATTTATAAGGGATACCGTCAGTCGGATTTCGAATTATCGGCAGCGAAGGTGGAGGACCGGTCCGCGAACTACGGGATGACCAAGCAAACCATCGGCTATCTTCTGATCTTCATGCTGTTCTCGGCGGTCAATCTGTCGGGCATTATCATCAAGGAAAAAGAGAACCGGACCTACTACCGGCTCCTCGCTTCGCCGATCTCGCCTCGAACGTATGTAGCCTCGAACGTGATTGTGAATCTGTTCATGATGATGATTCAGATCGCGGTGACGCTGATCGTCATGATCCGGTTCTTCCATATCGATCCGGGCATCCCGTTCTGGCAGATGTTCCTGCTCCTGCTGCTGTTCGCTATGGTGGCGATCGGGCTATCGCTAGTCATCGTGGCATTCGCAGACAACTCCATGACGGCCAATGCTTTGCAAAGCATGCTCATTATGCCAACCTGTTTGCTCGCCGGATGTTTATTCCCGATCGAAGTCATGCCGGCCTCGATTCAGCGCATCGCCGACTTTCTTCCGCAGCGCTGGCTGCTGGACACGTTCGGCAAGCTCCAGCAGGGCAGTTCCTTAGAGAGCCTGCTGCTGAACCTCGGGATATTGCTGGCCTTCGCCGCGGTATTGTCACTGATTGCCATCTACAGGTTCGGAAGGAATAAGGAAATGCGGAGCTATATTTGA
- a CDS encoding ABC transporter substrate-binding protein has protein sequence MKKMLSLSMIMIMCLTLVLTACGNSGDGNKGNSNAANGNKETGNTAPADTPDKQNNGQTAEGNKETVTLKWATWMGKEEADRYIKAFEATHPHIKIVKDTAVDWPWNEKLSAVAAAGELPDVMWTFGVPFAAANGWLEDLTPYLENDPEYKEGKTFKNLDATSNYNGKQYALPHSLFMFGINLNLDLFEKENVPVPPVNWTLDDMRDAAIKLTKFNEKQFGMSGIGGLRETLPASIDTSLGWNTWDGEKYNFTNPAYKEAYDYVDELLYSDKVSYDIYKPEEIQAWFGKDQWPWILGKVGMQYDASWSFAGNAKNAKFKWDIRPIPTATGQRVPLVTDYVGMSKSSKHKQEAFEFVKWLTFSKEGWMERMKPEWPLGSIPLINDEEVWNAYLARPEMPPGMKEMVKLIPDGFVDLLKWLPGYQVASDNVYGPTIKELTEKKVKLEDISADLEKRMNDTYKDAAAQLEAAK, from the coding sequence ATGAAAAAAATGTTGTCCTTGTCCATGATTATGATCATGTGCTTGACGCTTGTACTCACGGCTTGCGGAAATTCGGGGGACGGCAATAAGGGGAACAGCAACGCGGCAAACGGCAATAAAGAGACTGGCAATACGGCTCCGGCCGATACGCCCGACAAACAAAATAATGGGCAAACGGCGGAGGGAAATAAAGAGACGGTTACGCTCAAATGGGCCACGTGGATGGGCAAAGAGGAAGCGGATCGCTATATTAAAGCATTTGAAGCTACACATCCGCACATCAAAATCGTGAAGGATACTGCCGTGGACTGGCCATGGAACGAGAAGCTGTCGGCCGTAGCGGCGGCTGGGGAGCTTCCCGACGTCATGTGGACCTTCGGCGTACCGTTCGCTGCCGCCAACGGCTGGCTCGAAGATCTGACGCCATATTTGGAGAACGATCCGGAATACAAAGAAGGAAAAACATTCAAAAATTTGGATGCCACATCGAATTATAACGGCAAGCAGTACGCACTTCCGCATTCGCTCTTTATGTTCGGAATTAACTTGAATCTCGACCTGTTCGAGAAAGAGAACGTTCCCGTTCCTCCGGTTAACTGGACCTTAGACGATATGCGCGATGCGGCGATCAAGCTGACGAAGTTCAATGAGAAGCAGTTCGGCATGTCGGGTATCGGAGGACTGCGCGAAACGCTTCCGGCCTCAATTGATACGAGCCTGGGCTGGAATACATGGGACGGCGAGAAATATAACTTCACGAATCCGGCTTATAAAGAAGCTTACGATTACGTCGACGAATTGCTCTACTCCGACAAAGTTTCTTACGACATCTACAAGCCGGAAGAAATTCAAGCATGGTTCGGAAAGGACCAATGGCCGTGGATACTGGGGAAAGTGGGCATGCAGTATGACGCTTCATGGAGTTTTGCCGGCAACGCCAAGAACGCCAAGTTCAAATGGGATATCAGACCGATCCCGACGGCGACCGGACAGCGGGTTCCGCTTGTAACGGACTATGTCGGCATGTCCAAAAGCTCCAAGCACAAGCAGGAAGCATTCGAATTTGTAAAATGGCTCACGTTCTCCAAAGAAGGCTGGATGGAGAGAATGAAGCCGGAATGGCCGCTTGGCAGCATCCCGCTCATCAACGATGAGGAAGTTTGGAATGCTTATCTCGCCAGACCAGAAATGCCGCCGGGTATGAAGGAAATGGTCAAATTGATTCCAGACGGGTTTGTCGATCTGCTGAAATGGCTTCCTGGTTATCAGGTTGCCTCGGATAATGTCTACGGACCGACAATCAAGGAATTGACCGAGAAGAAAGTCAAGCTGGAAGACATATCCGCAGATTTGGAAAAAAGAATGAACGATACGTATAAAGATGCGGCTGCTCAACTGGAAGCGGCAAAATAA
- a CDS encoding extracellular solute-binding protein: MKRKATAVLLMICMLFSLGVSYQPGPVLAAPNDDTKGLLDDLFGTGDDKAESTDDQSGPGSDSKENENALEKKVIEDYYSQQLLKWNNEKFESQSYQTVIHPRQIKSGSGPVEVTPASASLGYDEEVFLWNEKTPEINFTVNVPADGLYEIQIDYYALPGKITPPERGIQVGGEFPYYEARRIVFPRMWKNESDQFQRDQLGNDVYANQVEISQWQSARMMDASYLHDEPLKFRLKKGDNQIKLIYIREAMQVGRITVQTPERLDSYEAYLKRSGDEKSDPKVIQAYEAEKPFVKSDSYIQAIASGDINVTPKNGTLITLNTIGADSWKQGGQSVTWKIKAEQTGYYQIAFKYTQYFKTNMPVFRKVMLDGEVPFQEVASYPFQYSPDWKNEVLSDSEGKPFQFYLTEGEHQLTLIANPSPYQRVIQTVRETMDELGALNLEIKMATGNTQDVNRDWNITEQMPDITERLSGIAGKLRDEYDYLSKLSGESPDEARNLVIGAQQLERLASDPASIPYRFKRISEGSGSVNQKLGDLLLTLPQQQLQIDKFYVYANEELPKAKAGWWKKLVSMNKSFFTSFTKDYSQINPADEDSLQIWVNRPRQYVMLMQQLADQEFTAQTGIKVSLALMPNEQKLILANASGESPDVALGVSEKLPYELALRGALTDFSQYPDYKEVLGRFSPGAMLPFMFDGGVYALPETQNFWVLYYRKDILDALDLKVPETWDDVIGILPSLQRYGMNFYVPIADSSALKSFGLTAPFIYQQGGELFASDGTRTAVDSEQALEGFKLMTNIFTVYNMPLQVANFYNHFRDGNLPIGISNYNTYVELTTAAPELAGWWKIAPYPGVKNDKGEIVRWAPGTGQGVVSFKNSDKQQQSWEFIKWWTSADVQAKFGNLIETTYGPAYRWNSANLEAFSQLPWPEEDLNVILEQWKWLKDVAHIPGDYMLDRELSNSWNKVVFDGKNPRKTIEDAVILANREIMKKLEEFGYVKDGKVIKTLKVPTVEDVIKARGETK, translated from the coding sequence ATGAAACGTAAAGCGACGGCAGTGCTGCTTATGATTTGTATGCTGTTTTCATTAGGGGTGTCCTATCAACCGGGTCCGGTCCTTGCCGCCCCGAACGATGATACCAAGGGTTTGCTGGATGATCTGTTCGGCACCGGCGACGACAAAGCCGAGAGCACGGACGATCAGAGCGGGCCCGGATCCGATTCGAAAGAGAATGAAAACGCTCTCGAAAAAAAGGTGATCGAGGATTACTATTCCCAGCAGCTGTTGAAATGGAACAATGAGAAATTCGAATCCCAATCGTACCAGACGGTCATTCATCCCAGACAAATAAAATCGGGCAGCGGCCCGGTTGAAGTCACCCCTGCTTCGGCATCGCTTGGCTATGACGAAGAGGTGTTCTTGTGGAATGAGAAGACACCGGAAATTAATTTCACGGTCAATGTACCGGCTGACGGGCTTTACGAGATTCAAATCGACTACTATGCGCTCCCCGGGAAGATCACGCCGCCGGAAAGAGGCATACAAGTGGGCGGCGAGTTTCCGTATTACGAAGCGCGGAGGATTGTATTCCCTCGCATGTGGAAGAACGAATCCGATCAATTCCAACGCGACCAATTGGGCAACGATGTCTACGCCAATCAGGTTGAAATATCGCAATGGCAAAGCGCTCGCATGATGGATGCGAGTTATCTGCACGATGAACCCCTCAAGTTCCGGCTTAAGAAGGGCGACAATCAAATCAAGCTGATTTACATCCGGGAAGCGATGCAGGTCGGGCGGATTACCGTACAAACGCCGGAGCGCCTCGATTCCTACGAAGCGTACCTGAAGCGCAGCGGTGATGAGAAGTCGGATCCGAAGGTCATTCAAGCGTATGAGGCGGAAAAGCCGTTCGTGAAATCCGATTCCTACATTCAGGCGATAGCCAGCGGCGATATTAACGTAACGCCGAAGAACGGCACCCTGATTACCTTGAATACGATCGGAGCGGACAGCTGGAAGCAGGGCGGCCAAAGCGTTACGTGGAAAATCAAAGCGGAGCAAACCGGTTATTATCAAATCGCTTTCAAATACACGCAATATTTCAAGACCAACATGCCCGTCTTTCGAAAAGTGATGCTCGACGGGGAGGTTCCGTTCCAAGAGGTCGCAAGCTATCCGTTCCAGTATTCGCCGGATTGGAAGAACGAGGTGTTGTCGGATTCCGAAGGCAAGCCGTTCCAATTTTATCTGACCGAAGGGGAGCATCAGCTGACGCTGATCGCCAACCCGTCTCCGTATCAGCGGGTCATCCAGACGGTACGCGAGACCATGGACGAATTGGGCGCGCTCAATCTGGAGATTAAGATGGCTACCGGCAACACGCAGGACGTGAACCGGGATTGGAATATTACCGAGCAAATGCCGGACATTACCGAGAGGCTCAGCGGAATTGCCGGTAAACTGCGCGATGAATACGATTATTTGAGCAAATTGAGCGGTGAAAGTCCGGACGAGGCACGAAATCTGGTCATTGGCGCACAGCAGTTGGAAAGGCTGGCGAGCGATCCGGCCTCGATCCCTTACCGATTCAAGCGCATATCGGAAGGCTCCGGATCGGTGAATCAGAAATTGGGAGACCTGCTGCTCACCTTGCCGCAGCAGCAGCTTCAGATTGACAAGTTCTATGTGTACGCAAACGAGGAACTGCCCAAAGCCAAAGCGGGCTGGTGGAAAAAACTCGTATCGATGAACAAATCGTTCTTCACCTCATTCACCAAGGATTATTCGCAAATCAATCCTGCAGACGAAGATTCGCTGCAAATTTGGGTCAACCGTCCGCGCCAGTATGTCATGCTGATGCAGCAGCTGGCCGATCAGGAATTCACAGCCCAAACCGGCATCAAGGTATCGTTAGCCCTCATGCCGAATGAACAGAAGCTTATCCTGGCCAACGCTTCAGGCGAATCGCCCGATGTAGCGCTTGGCGTAAGCGAGAAGCTGCCCTATGAATTGGCCTTGCGGGGAGCATTAACCGATTTCAGTCAATATCCGGACTACAAGGAAGTTTTGGGAAGATTCTCACCGGGAGCTATGCTGCCGTTCATGTTCGACGGGGGCGTATATGCGCTGCCGGAGACACAGAATTTCTGGGTGCTGTACTACCGTAAAGACATTCTGGATGCCCTGGATCTGAAGGTGCCGGAAACCTGGGACGATGTTATCGGTATTCTGCCGAGTCTGCAGCGATACGGGATGAATTTCTACGTTCCGATCGCGGATTCATCCGCGTTGAAATCGTTCGGCTTAACCGCGCCGTTCATCTATCAGCAGGGCGGGGAGCTGTTCGCAAGCGACGGTACGCGGACGGCCGTCGACAGCGAGCAGGCGCTCGAAGGCTTTAAGCTGATGACGAACATCTTTACGGTATATAACATGCCGCTGCAGGTTGCAAATTTCTATAATCATTTCCGCGACGGCAATTTGCCGATCGGCATCTCCAATTACAACACGTACGTGGAATTGACGACGGCTGCGCCGGAGCTTGCCGGATGGTGGAAGATCGCGCCGTATCCCGGCGTGAAGAACGACAAGGGCGAGATCGTACGCTGGGCGCCGGGAACCGGCCAAGGCGTCGTTTCCTTCAAGAATAGCGATAAACAGCAGCAGTCATGGGAATTTATCAAATGGTGGACATCGGCCGATGTGCAGGCCAAGTTCGGCAATCTGATCGAAACCACTTACGGCCCTGCTTACCGCTGGAACAGCGCGAACCTGGAAGCATTCAGCCAGCTGCCATGGCCGGAAGAGGATCTGAACGTCATCTTGGAGCAGTGGAAATGGCTGAAAGACGTAGCGCATATTCCAGGCGACTATATGCTGGACAGGGAACTGAGTAACTCATGGAACAAGGTCGTCTTCGACGGCAAGAATCCGAGAAAGACGATTGAAGACGCCGTTATCCTCGCGAATCGGGAAATCATGAAGAAGCTGGAAGAGTTCGGTTATGTCAAGGACGGCAAGGTCATCAAGACCTTGAAGGTACCTACCGTAGAGGATGTCATAAAGGCAAGAGGTGAAACGAAGTGA